In Schistocerca serialis cubense isolate TAMUIC-IGC-003099 chromosome 3, iqSchSeri2.2, whole genome shotgun sequence, the following proteins share a genomic window:
- the LOC126471347 gene encoding uncharacterized protein LOC126471347, whose amino-acid sequence MQRVLGETSPYCQIDGNVLTEHFKKVYAKSDFSVSDAPAAVPDFAATMPPDVSEEVLPPITPSEVQQRLQKASNTAPGSDGVTYSDLRREDPGCHVLAKIFSRCWNERKTQVQWKISTTVLIHKKGDVSDVTNWRPLALSSTISKLFAAIVADRTSLWAERLNLLSPEQKGFRTFEGCYEHNFIVQTAIDDARRRGGQCLTLTSLEY is encoded by the exons atgcagcgcgtccttggcgagacgtcgccgtactgccaaatcgatggcaacgtgctcacggagcacttcaagaaagtatatgctaaatctgacttttctgtttcagatgcaccagctgctgtcccggactttgccgccaccatgcctcctgatgtcagcgaggaggtcctgccGCCGATCACCCCctcagaggtgcaacagcggctccagaaggcgagcaatactgctcctgggtcagacggagtcacctactcggacttgcgacgtgaggatcctggctgccacgtgctagctaagatcttctcgcgctgctggaatgagcggaagactcaggtgcagtggaaaatatccactaccgtcctcatccacaagaaaggggacgtctcggatgtgacaaactggcggcctttagcattgagctctaccatctctaagctctttgctgcaatcgttgcggaccgcacttctctctgggcagagcgtttgaacctgctctccccagaacagaagggcttccgcacgtttgaaggctgctacgagcacaacttcattgtgcagacggcaattgatgatgcaaggcgcaggggaggccaa tgcctcacgctcacctccttggagtactga